One part of the Candidatus Zixiibacteriota bacterium genome encodes these proteins:
- a CDS encoding SDR family NAD(P)-dependent oxidoreductase, with translation MTIDFTGKTVLITGASRGIGCAAAILFAEHGAHIAANYHQNEQAADSLLDDLSQFGVTARTYRADVADPRAVDHLIAQAVEDFGRLDVLVNNAGIWTEAPLASMTDAQLEQMLAVNLKSIFYCTRAALPHLQQTKGAVVNISSTAGQRGEALHSHYAATKGAVISATKSWATELAPDGIRVNCVAPGWVDTDMSHNALTEPDADKHVSLIPMDRPAQAEELAGAIVFLASDWASFITGEILNVNGGAVLCG, from the coding sequence GTGACCATCGACTTCACCGGCAAAACCGTCCTGATCACGGGCGCATCACGCGGCATCGGCTGTGCCGCGGCGATCCTCTTCGCCGAACACGGCGCCCACATCGCCGCCAATTACCATCAGAACGAGCAAGCCGCCGATTCACTGTTGGATGACCTGTCGCAATTCGGCGTGACCGCGCGCACCTACCGCGCCGATGTCGCCGACCCCCGGGCGGTCGATCACCTGATCGCGCAGGCGGTCGAAGATTTCGGTCGGCTCGATGTCCTGGTCAACAACGCCGGCATCTGGACCGAAGCGCCGCTCGCCTCCATGACCGACGCGCAGCTTGAGCAGATGCTGGCGGTCAACCTTAAGAGCATCTTCTATTGCACGCGCGCGGCACTGCCGCATTTGCAACAAACGAAGGGCGCAGTCGTCAATATCTCGTCGACCGCCGGGCAACGCGGCGAGGCGTTGCATTCGCACTACGCCGCCACTAAGGGCGCGGTGATCTCGGCGACCAAATCATGGGCAACCGAACTCGCCCCCGACGGCATCCGTGTCAATTGTGTCGCCCCCGGCTGGGTCGATACCGACATGTCACATAACGCCCTCACCGAACCCGACGCGGACAAGCATGTGTCATTGATCCCAATGGACCGTCCGGCGCAAGCCGAGGAATTGGCGGGCGCCATTGTCTTTCTCGCATCCGACTGGGCCAGCTTCATCACCGGCGAGATATTGAATGTCAACGGCGGCGCGGTATTGTGCGGATGA
- the gyrB gene encoding DNA topoisomerase (ATP-hydrolyzing) subunit B: MTEVLEEVPAQSSSKGGYGAKDIQVLKGLEAVRRRPAMYIGDIGPRGLHHLVHEVVDNSIDEAMAGFCDQITVILKPDEFVEVTDNGRGIPVDIHPTQNKPALEVVMTVLHAGGKFDRHTYKVSGGLHGVGVSVVNALSETCTVEVKRDGLLYRQSYRRGEPSGPMEKVGDAAAVKWPIKTETGTRTLFRPDAEVFTKVAFSTDVLAARLRELAFLNKGIAIDLIDEPHGQREQFRYTGGLSAFVEYLNEGKSAIHKKPVAIEKAREGIELDLALQYNDSYQENVFTFVNNIHTIEGGTHLVGLKAALTRSINNYAAKNGYLKSVGFTLQGEDTREGLTAVLAIRVADPQFEGQTKTKLGNSDVKGAVESIVGEFFGEYLEENPPVARKIIEKVISAGRSREAARKARELTRRKSALDSGGLPGKLADCALSDPESCEIFIVEGDSAGGNAKQGRDRRFQAILPLKGKILNVEKARVDKVLSNEEIRTMITALGTGFGPDFDESKSRYGKIIIMTDADIDGSHIRTLILTFFFRHMKPLVEQGRVYIAQPPLYRVKKGNREAYAYSDDERDRLVNEIGGGKRTGVALQRYKGLGEMNPVQLWKTTMDPETRTLLQVSVEDAAEASRVFAMLMGDEVAPRREFIEKNAKYVRNLDV, encoded by the coding sequence ATGACGGAAGTGTTGGAAGAAGTGCCCGCCCAATCGTCGTCCAAGGGCGGCTACGGCGCCAAAGACATTCAGGTGCTCAAGGGTCTGGAAGCGGTGCGCCGTCGTCCGGCGATGTACATCGGCGACATCGGCCCGCGCGGGTTGCACCACCTGGTCCACGAGGTCGTCGACAACTCGATCGACGAGGCGATGGCGGGATTCTGCGATCAGATCACCGTCATACTCAAGCCCGATGAATTCGTCGAGGTCACCGACAACGGACGCGGCATTCCCGTCGACATCCACCCGACACAAAACAAGCCGGCCCTGGAAGTCGTGATGACGGTCCTGCACGCCGGCGGAAAGTTCGACCGTCACACCTACAAGGTCTCCGGCGGCCTGCACGGAGTCGGGGTCTCTGTGGTCAACGCGCTCTCGGAGACCTGCACGGTCGAGGTCAAGCGCGATGGCTTGCTGTACCGCCAATCCTACCGACGCGGCGAGCCGAGCGGTCCGATGGAGAAAGTCGGCGACGCCGCTGCGGTCAAGTGGCCGATCAAGACGGAGACCGGCACGCGCACCTTATTCAGACCCGACGCGGAAGTCTTCACCAAAGTCGCCTTCTCCACCGATGTCCTCGCGGCGCGTCTGCGCGAACTGGCGTTCCTCAACAAAGGGATCGCCATTGATCTGATCGATGAGCCGCACGGGCAGCGCGAGCAGTTCCGTTACACCGGCGGACTCTCCGCCTTTGTCGAATATCTCAACGAGGGCAAGTCGGCCATTCACAAAAAGCCCGTGGCCATCGAGAAAGCGCGCGAGGGAATCGAACTGGATTTGGCGCTGCAGTACAACGACAGCTATCAGGAAAACGTGTTCACCTTCGTCAACAACATCCATACGATCGAAGGCGGCACGCACCTGGTCGGGCTGAAGGCCGCGCTGACCCGTTCGATCAACAACTACGCCGCCAAGAACGGATATCTCAAGAGCGTCGGCTTTACGCTGCAGGGCGAAGATACGCGCGAGGGGCTGACCGCGGTCCTGGCGATCCGCGTCGCCGACCCGCAATTCGAGGGCCAGACCAAGACGAAGCTCGGCAATTCCGACGTCAAGGGCGCGGTCGAATCGATCGTCGGCGAGTTTTTTGGCGAATACCTCGAGGAGAATCCGCCGGTCGCCCGCAAGATCATCGAGAAGGTGATCTCGGCGGGACGCAGCCGCGAGGCCGCGCGCAAGGCGCGCGAACTGACACGGCGCAAATCGGCGCTCGATTCCGGCGGTCTGCCGGGCAAGTTGGCCGACTGCGCGCTCTCCGACCCGGAATCGTGCGAAATCTTCATCGTCGAGGGAGATTCGGCGGGCGGCAACGCCAAGCAGGGACGCGACCGCCGTTTCCAGGCGATCCTGCCGTTGAAAGGCAAGATTCTCAATGTCGAAAAGGCCCGCGTCGACAAGGTCCTCTCCAACGAGGAAATCCGTACCATGATCACCGCGCTGGGCACCGGCTTCGGCCCCGATTTTGATGAATCCAAGTCGCGCTACGGCAAGATCATCATCATGACCGATGCCGACATCGACGGCTCTCACATCCGCACGCTCATCCTGACTTTCTTCTTCCGTCACATGAAGCCGCTGGTCGAGCAGGGACGCGTCTACATCGCGCAACCGCCGTTGTACCGCGTCAAGAAGGGCAACCGTGAGGCGTATGCGTATTCCGACGACGAACGCGACCGCCTCGTCAACGAAATCGGCGGCGGCAAACGAACCGGCGTCGCGCTCCAGCGCTACAAGGGATTGGGCGAAATGAACCCCGTGCAGCTCTGGAAGACGACGATGGATCCGGAGACGCGCACGCTGCTGCAAGTCTCCGTCGAGGATGCCGCCGAAGCGAGCCGCGTGTTTGCCATGCTGATGGGCGATGAAGTCGCACCGCGCCGCGAGTTTATCGAGAAAAATGCCAAATACGTGCGCAATCTGGACGTGTGA
- a CDS encoding DNA alkylation repair protein, with protein MTLDQVMSELKKRGTAQNVKIYKRHGAGDNLFGVSFAHLGELKRKIKIDHALGVQLWETGNSDAQSLATMIIDPSQLKPAQADKWIAGISYYLLSDLLSAVIARAPFARATMDKWMQSKKEFVRACGYNILGGLLRDGVDISDADCEKYLKTIEKEIHSSPNRARHSMNGALMGIGIYRSQLTQKALAAAGRIGKVEVDHGETGCKTPDAIPYIQKALARKK; from the coding sequence ATGACCCTCGACCAAGTCATGTCCGAACTGAAAAAGCGCGGCACCGCGCAAAACGTGAAGATTTACAAACGTCACGGCGCCGGCGACAACCTCTTCGGCGTCAGCTTCGCGCATTTGGGCGAGCTCAAAAGGAAGATCAAAATCGACCACGCACTCGGCGTACAGCTCTGGGAGACCGGCAACTCCGACGCCCAATCGTTGGCGACCATGATCATCGACCCGTCGCAGCTCAAACCGGCGCAGGCCGACAAATGGATCGCCGGCATCAGCTACTACCTGCTCTCCGATCTGCTCTCCGCTGTCATTGCCCGCGCGCCATTCGCCCGCGCCACAATGGACAAATGGATGCAGTCGAAGAAGGAGTTCGTGCGCGCCTGCGGCTACAACATCTTGGGCGGGCTGCTTCGAGACGGCGTCGACATCTCCGATGCCGACTGCGAGAAGTACCTCAAGACTATCGAGAAGGAAATTCACTCATCGCCCAACCGCGCCCGTCACAGCATGAACGGCGCGCTGATGGGAATCGGCATCTACCGCTCCCAGCTCACACAGAAGGCACTCGCCGCCGCCGGACGCATCGGCAAAGTCGAAGTCGACCACGGCGAAACCGGCTGCAAAACCCCCGACGCGATCCCGTACATCCAGAAGGCGCTGGCGCGCAAAAAGTGA
- a CDS encoding SpoIIE family protein phosphatase, with product MMNVADFEHFRSLLLEREESLSEWLEDGARPGAVETQKVRELMTEIKDALARMERGSFGNCAACDGTVEMHRLEVQPIRQICLDCLSPDERNRLEEELYLASRIHRALLPQEVEQIDGYELAVKSLAAHVVGGDYYDILAPANGGPARVVIADTMGKGLPAGLVMSNLQGALRILAADIESPAKLLSRLNHWLCRNIPVSHFVSMAIVALQPGERSAHTLVHASAGHCPSILARTDGSVELLDSTGTVIGVHEDFTHIEEHYPMSPGDLLVLYTDGVTEAVNPHGGMFGDDRLADFVRAHRDRPTVELIETLADEVLSFSDRPDFEDDFTVIALRKTL from the coding sequence ATGATGAACGTTGCCGACTTTGAACATTTTCGGTCGCTGCTGTTGGAACGCGAGGAGTCGCTGTCGGAATGGCTCGAAGACGGCGCGCGTCCGGGGGCAGTCGAGACGCAGAAGGTCCGCGAGTTGATGACGGAGATCAAAGACGCCCTGGCCCGTATGGAGAGGGGCAGCTTCGGCAACTGCGCGGCCTGCGACGGCACCGTCGAGATGCACCGCCTCGAAGTGCAGCCGATCCGTCAGATCTGCCTGGATTGTCTCAGTCCCGACGAGCGCAACCGGCTGGAGGAGGAACTCTACCTGGCCAGCCGCATTCACCGCGCGCTGCTGCCGCAGGAAGTCGAGCAGATCGACGGGTACGAGCTGGCGGTCAAGTCGCTGGCGGCGCATGTGGTCGGCGGCGATTATTACGACATTCTCGCTCCGGCCAACGGCGGACCGGCACGTGTGGTGATCGCCGACACGATGGGCAAGGGACTGCCCGCCGGGTTGGTGATGTCGAATCTGCAGGGCGCCTTGCGCATTCTCGCCGCCGATATCGAGTCGCCGGCGAAATTGTTATCGCGACTCAACCACTGGCTGTGCCGCAATATCCCGGTCTCGCACTTCGTGTCGATGGCGATCGTCGCCCTGCAGCCGGGCGAACGATCGGCGCATACGCTGGTGCATGCCAGCGCCGGGCATTGCCCATCGATTCTGGCGCGCACCGATGGTTCCGTCGAGTTGCTCGATTCGACGGGGACTGTCATCGGTGTGCACGAAGACTTCACACACATCGAGGAGCACTACCCGATGTCCCCCGGCGATCTGCTGGTGCTCTACACCGACGGCGTCACCGAGGCGGTCAATCCGCACGGCGGCATGTTCGGCGATGACCGTCTGGCCGACTTCGTCCGTGCCCATCGCGATCGTCCCACGGTCGAGTTGATCGAGACACTCGCCGATGAGGTCCTGTCGTTCTCCGATCGCCCCGATTTCGAAGATGATTTCACGGTCATCGCACTCCGCAAGACCCTCTGA
- the htpX gene encoding zinc metalloprotease HtpX: MNRLKTLFLLTTLTVLFLIVGAAIGGQQGMFVAFLFAVVMNFFSYWFSDKIVLSMYHARAVSEAEAPELVALVRLNAQRAGLPMPRVYVIPNGSPNAFATGRNPAHAAVAFTEGIMKLLSRDELEGVIAHELAHIKNRDILTQTVAATIAGAISMLAYMAQWGAMFGAYGGRDRNSGGNIIGLLAMAIIAPLAAMFVQMAISRSREFAADASGARICGNPRGLASALRKLHEGTHRRPLAANQATAHMFIVSPLTGRSFSRLFSTHPPVEERIARLEQMVYSR; the protein is encoded by the coding sequence ATGAACCGATTGAAGACACTGTTTCTGCTCACCACTCTGACCGTGTTGTTTCTCATCGTTGGCGCCGCGATCGGCGGGCAGCAGGGGATGTTCGTCGCGTTTCTGTTTGCGGTGGTGATGAACTTTTTCTCGTACTGGTTTTCCGACAAGATCGTCTTGTCGATGTACCATGCGCGCGCAGTCAGCGAGGCCGAGGCGCCTGAGCTGGTGGCGTTGGTCCGGTTGAATGCGCAGCGCGCCGGGCTGCCGATGCCGCGCGTCTACGTGATCCCCAACGGATCGCCGAATGCGTTTGCGACCGGACGCAATCCCGCGCACGCGGCGGTGGCCTTTACCGAGGGCATCATGAAGCTGTTGTCACGCGATGAACTCGAGGGCGTCATCGCGCACGAGCTGGCGCACATCAAGAATCGCGACATCCTGACACAGACCGTCGCCGCGACCATCGCCGGCGCGATCTCGATGCTGGCGTATATGGCGCAATGGGGGGCGATGTTCGGCGCCTACGGCGGACGCGACCGCAACAGCGGCGGCAATATCATCGGCCTGTTGGCGATGGCGATCATCGCGCCGTTGGCGGCGATGTTCGTGCAGATGGCGATTTCCCGGTCGCGAGAGTTCGCCGCCGATGCCTCCGGCGCCCGCATCTGCGGCAATCCCCGGGGGCTGGCGTCGGCGTTGCGCAAACTGCACGAGGGCACACACCGTCGTCCGCTGGCCGCCAACCAGGCGACCGCACACATGTTCATCGTGAGCCCGCTGACCGGACGCTCGTTCTCGCGCCTCTTCTCGACCCATCCGCCCGTCGAGGAGCGTATTGCGCGTCTGGAGCAGATGGTTTATTCTCGTTAA
- a CDS encoding zinc ribbon domain-containing protein: MNASQRCEACGMPMSQVSQHANGDAASRYCLYCTTPAGDLKPRDEIREGMIQYMMSLENWARTQAETAVDQQMRSLPAWQGAA; the protein is encoded by the coding sequence ATGAACGCCAGCCAACGGTGCGAGGCGTGCGGGATGCCGATGTCGCAGGTGTCACAACATGCCAACGGCGACGCCGCCAGCCGCTATTGCCTCTACTGCACCACACCGGCCGGTGACCTCAAACCCCGGGATGAAATCCGGGAGGGGATGATTCAGTACATGATGAGCCTGGAGAACTGGGCGCGCACACAGGCGGAGACCGCGGTCGATCAGCAGATGCGGTCGCTGCCCGCGTGGCAGGGCGCCGCATGA
- a CDS encoding DNA-processing protein DprA: MSDDTQTLDRTILYALTVHLHLSPRMIFALVAEHGSTQDVWDAEFDDVAAALGLEEDARERWALAHNSLDLIAEEFDHITSDSVSALVIGDTAYPRRLERLGDPPPLLYVHGESPDGETPCVGVVGTHEADAEGIADAVAWGRGLAERGVTVISGLARGIDGGAHTGALAGSGKTVAVLGSGFANIYPPEHRGLAEQITTQGALVSEYPPNASITKARLIRRNRLIAALSDALVVVRIHEGTRGTMEAIDRAGDVATPVFIVASDTSEAAQRAIVSGAIPLGRIPDFNLVLGSF, from the coding sequence ATGAGCGACGATACGCAGACACTCGACCGCACGATTCTCTATGCGCTGACAGTGCATCTGCACCTGTCGCCGAGGATGATCTTCGCGTTGGTCGCCGAGCACGGCTCGACGCAGGATGTCTGGGATGCCGAGTTCGATGATGTCGCCGCCGCGCTCGGTCTGGAAGAAGACGCGCGCGAACGCTGGGCGCTGGCGCACAACAGTCTCGACTTGATCGCCGAGGAGTTCGATCACATCACGTCCGACTCGGTCAGCGCACTGGTCATCGGCGACACGGCATATCCCCGGCGCCTCGAACGTTTGGGCGATCCGCCGCCGCTGTTGTATGTGCACGGGGAATCGCCCGACGGGGAGACGCCGTGTGTCGGCGTGGTCGGCACCCACGAGGCCGACGCCGAGGGGATCGCCGATGCGGTGGCGTGGGGACGCGGACTGGCCGAGCGCGGTGTCACAGTGATCTCCGGTCTGGCGCGCGGGATCGACGGCGGCGCGCACACCGGCGCGCTGGCGGGATCGGGCAAGACAGTCGCCGTGCTCGGGAGCGGCTTCGCCAACATTTATCCCCCCGAGCATCGCGGCCTGGCCGAGCAGATCACGACCCAGGGCGCGCTGGTCTCCGAGTACCCGCCGAATGCCTCGATCACCAAAGCGCGGCTGATCCGCCGCAACCGGCTGATCGCCGCCCTCTCGGATGCGCTCGTGGTGGTGCGGATTCACGAGGGCACGCGCGGCACGATGGAAGCGATCGACCGGGCGGGCGATGTCGCGACACCGGTTTTCATCGTCGCCAGCGACACGTCGGAGGCCGCCCAACGCGCGATCGTCAGCGGCGCGATTCCCCTCGGACGCATTCCGGATTTCAATTTGGTGCTGGGGAGTTTTTGA
- a CDS encoding SDR family oxidoreductase produces MPDSAIAENPQTVMARDLTDKVAVITGGTKGIGRAVAVRLASRGCHVVVNYFRSRSAAAETVAELEGHGVQAMSVRGNIGNKDFHAKLFDEVGDRFGKVDILVSNAALGLFANIMEVDERAWDLSLHTNAEAMLFCAQKAVPMMPDGGKIVALSSLGSIRYIPGYAAIGISKAAIETLTRYLAYELAPRRINVNTVSGGFIDTDALKSFPNYDDMVREVVRRTPFGRIGTPDEVAGVVVFLCTDAARWITGQTIIVDGGYTLT; encoded by the coding sequence ATGCCCGACTCCGCCATCGCCGAGAATCCGCAAACCGTTATGGCGCGCGACCTTACAGACAAAGTCGCGGTCATCACCGGCGGCACCAAAGGGATCGGCCGCGCGGTCGCGGTCCGGTTGGCCTCACGCGGCTGCCATGTGGTGGTCAACTACTTCCGTTCCCGCAGCGCCGCCGCCGAGACCGTCGCCGAGCTTGAAGGACACGGCGTGCAGGCGATGTCGGTGCGCGGCAACATCGGCAACAAGGATTTCCACGCCAAGCTCTTCGACGAAGTCGGCGACCGTTTCGGCAAGGTCGATATTCTGGTCTCCAATGCCGCGCTCGGTCTGTTTGCCAACATCATGGAGGTCGACGAACGCGCCTGGGACTTGTCGCTGCACACCAACGCCGAGGCGATGCTCTTCTGCGCGCAGAAGGCGGTGCCGATGATGCCCGACGGCGGCAAGATCGTCGCGCTCTCCTCGCTCGGCTCGATCCGTTACATCCCCGGCTATGCGGCGATCGGAATCTCCAAGGCCGCGATTGAAACTCTGACACGCTATCTCGCCTACGAACTGGCGCCGCGTCGCATCAATGTCAACACCGTCTCCGGCGGCTTCATTGACACCGACGCGCTCAAGTCGTTTCCCAATTACGATGACATGGTGCGCGAGGTGGTGCGACGGACACCGTTCGGGCGGATCGGCACGCCCGATGAAGTCGCCGGTGTCGTGGTCTTCCTCTGCACCGACGCCGCTCGCTGGATTACCGGTCAGACGATCATCGTCGACGGCGGCTACACGCTGACGTAA
- the amrB gene encoding AmmeMemoRadiSam system protein B, protein MAIVSDPQKVRQSHFAAAHNGFYPDDPVALTKQLAELFRKADRAEVDGAIAAIIAPHAGYTYSGAVAAAAYKQIQGLAFDTVVVIAPSHRAFFRGAAVYSGGAYRTPLGDVRVDLDFCRRLTAFDPVIALSDLGHDATGGGWEHSLEVHLPFLQIVLGQFALVPVVMGDQEYQTAKKLGEHLARLATLDRTLIVASSDLAHGHPYDVTRRLDDTAAAAVEEFFPPDFYDQYASGAFEACGGGPMTAAMIAARAMGADRARVIDRCNSADVTGERTGYIVGYLSAVMYQSSSVVRSMENRERLYVPDNSDDTTHARPGARALLSEHFLSPPERDILRTTARRSIERAVKGAKFECPTASSETLRAKRGAFVTLRHHGALRGCIGYVRPYKPLIDAVWEMAESAATRDPRFVPVSPAEVDELEIEITALSPLLRISNPDDVLVGRHGAVVTQGHRTGVLLPQVPLENDWDRETFLTHVCRKADLPDLAWRDPKTTIEVFTAEVF, encoded by the coding sequence ATGGCCATCGTATCCGATCCGCAAAAGGTGCGACAATCGCACTTCGCCGCCGCCCACAACGGGTTCTATCCCGATGATCCGGTGGCGCTGACCAAGCAGTTGGCCGAGCTGTTTCGCAAGGCCGATCGCGCCGAGGTCGATGGCGCCATCGCGGCTATCATCGCCCCGCATGCCGGGTACACCTATTCCGGCGCGGTCGCGGCGGCCGCATACAAGCAGATTCAGGGATTGGCGTTCGACACGGTCGTGGTGATTGCCCCGTCGCACCGGGCGTTTTTCCGTGGGGCGGCGGTCTATTCCGGTGGCGCCTACCGCACGCCGTTGGGGGATGTCCGCGTCGATTTGGATTTCTGCCGACGGTTGACTGCGTTTGATCCGGTGATCGCGCTCTCCGATTTGGGTCACGACGCCACCGGCGGCGGCTGGGAGCATTCGCTGGAGGTGCATCTCCCCTTTCTGCAAATCGTGTTGGGACAATTCGCGTTGGTGCCCGTGGTGATGGGCGATCAGGAGTATCAGACCGCCAAGAAGCTCGGCGAACACCTCGCCCGACTGGCGACACTGGACCGCACGCTGATCGTTGCGTCCTCGGATCTGGCGCACGGGCATCCGTACGACGTCACACGCCGTCTCGATGACACCGCGGCGGCGGCGGTCGAAGAATTCTTTCCCCCCGACTTTTACGATCAGTATGCCTCGGGGGCTTTTGAGGCGTGCGGCGGCGGGCCGATGACCGCGGCAATGATCGCCGCGCGGGCGATGGGCGCCGACCGTGCGCGGGTGATCGACCGCTGCAATTCGGCCGATGTGACCGGCGAACGCACGGGGTACATCGTCGGGTATCTGTCGGCGGTGATGTACCAGTCCTCGTCAGTGGTGCGGTCCATGGAGAATCGAGAGCGCCTATACGTGCCGGATAATTCCGACGACACAACGCACGCCAGACCCGGCGCGCGCGCGCTGCTCTCCGAACACTTCCTCTCGCCGCCGGAACGGGACATCCTGCGCACGACCGCGCGCCGCTCGATCGAACGGGCGGTCAAAGGCGCGAAGTTTGAGTGTCCGACAGCGTCGAGTGAGACACTGCGCGCCAAGCGCGGCGCCTTTGTCACGCTGCGCCACCATGGCGCGTTGCGCGGCTGCATCGGGTATGTGCGGCCGTACAAGCCGCTCATCGATGCGGTCTGGGAGATGGCGGAGTCGGCGGCGACGCGCGATCCGCGTTTTGTGCCGGTCTCCCCGGCCGAGGTCGACGAGCTGGAGATCGAGATCACCGCGCTCTCGCCGTTGCTTCGAATCTCCAACCCCGATGATGTGCTGGTCGGACGGCATGGGGCGGTCGTCACGCAGGGGCATCGCACCGGCGTGCTGTTGCCGCAGGTTCCACTCGAAAACGATTGGGACCGGGAGACATTTCTGACGCACGTGTGCCGCAAGGCCGATCTGCCCGATCTGGCCTGGCGCGATCCGAAGACGACGATCGAGGTGTTTACGGCGGAGGTGTTTTGA
- a CDS encoding hemolysin family protein, with product MTIGGELALIALLILCNGFFAGAEAALIAVRQTRVNELAAKSGIAGRALQKLKQQPERFLATVQVGITLVGTLASVVSGATVVVALEPRIAAWPLKLAQRWPEQIAIGIVVAAISLASLIFGELVPKYIALAHPGRVALFAARPIAILSRLGHPLVVVLSATARLVARLFGLNPTTRATGVSDQEIRLLVMEGSLHGSIDDVEHEMIHQTLDFSETKARQVMTPRTDIAAIDTAMTVEGMLQFIREEAYSRYPVYTETIDKIRGVLFTKDVIHLLTQGSPIILHDLIRSVQFVPDSMSISKVLAIFQAERRHIAIVLDEFGGTAGLITLEDVVEEIVGDIQDEYDAEPESYRRLDDGTALVAAETAVIDFNEHFGCALPTDRGDTLGGLFVTTLDRVPHRGDRIELAGVQLDLVTLHGHRIKRLRARHVNRPC from the coding sequence ATGACGATCGGCGGTGAACTGGCGCTGATCGCGCTGCTGATTCTCTGCAACGGTTTCTTCGCCGGGGCCGAGGCGGCCCTGATCGCGGTGCGTCAGACGCGCGTCAACGAGCTGGCCGCCAAAAGCGGCATCGCCGGGCGCGCGCTGCAAAAGCTCAAGCAGCAGCCGGAACGTTTTCTGGCGACGGTGCAGGTCGGGATCACGCTGGTCGGAACCCTGGCCTCAGTCGTCTCGGGCGCGACCGTGGTCGTGGCGCTGGAACCGCGCATCGCCGCGTGGCCATTGAAGTTGGCGCAACGTTGGCCCGAACAGATCGCCATCGGCATCGTCGTCGCGGCGATTTCGCTGGCCTCGCTGATCTTCGGCGAACTGGTTCCCAAATACATCGCGCTGGCACACCCCGGGCGCGTCGCCTTGTTCGCCGCGCGGCCGATTGCGATCCTCTCGCGGCTGGGTCATCCGCTCGTCGTCGTGCTGTCGGCGACCGCGCGGCTGGTGGCGAGGCTGTTCGGGCTGAACCCGACGACGCGGGCGACCGGCGTCTCCGATCAGGAGATTCGTTTGCTGGTCATGGAGGGCAGTCTCCACGGTTCCATCGACGACGTCGAGCACGAGATGATCCACCAGACGCTCGACTTCTCCGAAACCAAGGCGCGTCAGGTGATGACGCCGCGCACCGATATCGCCGCCATCGACACGGCGATGACCGTCGAGGGAATGCTGCAGTTTATTCGCGAGGAGGCCTACTCGCGCTATCCGGTCTACACCGAGACCATCGACAAGATCAGGGGCGTTCTCTTTACCAAGGATGTCATCCACTTGCTCACGCAGGGTTCCCCGATCATCCTCCACGATCTGATCCGGTCCGTGCAGTTTGTGCCCGATTCGATGTCGATCTCGAAAGTGCTGGCGATCTTTCAGGCGGAACGGCGGCACATTGCGATCGTGCTCGACGAATTCGGCGGCACCGCGGGATTGATCACGCTCGAAGACGTCGTCGAGGAGATCGTCGGCGACATTCAGGATGAGTACGACGCCGAGCCGGAGAGTTATCGGCGGCTCGACGACGGCACCGCGCTGGTCGCCGCCGAAACGGCGGTGATCGATTTCAACGAGCATTTCGGCTGCGCGTTGCCGACCGACCGCGGCGACACGCTCGGCGGGTTGTTTGTCACGACACTCGACCGGGTTCCGCACCGGGGCGACCGGATCGAACTGGCGGGCGTGCAACTGGATCTGGTGACCCTGCACGGGCACCGGATCAAGCGGCTGCGGGCGCGACACGTCAACCGTCCGTGCTGA